A single window of Achromobacter xylosoxidans DNA harbors:
- the ectA gene encoding diaminobutyrate acetyltransferase, producing the protein MRANELNDPTTSSAVAPAAGSKTHLLREPRRKDGAAIHQLISECPPLDLNSLYAYLLLCEHNRGTCVLAESAGGRIDGFISAYVLADRPDVLFVWQVAVHTRARGQRLGRAMLRALLQREGLVHVRHLETTVAPDNQASRRTFAGLASELGAHVSEQPFFDRQLFGGADHDDEMLLRIGPFTLPAP; encoded by the coding sequence ATGAGAGCAAACGAACTGAACGACCCTACGACCTCAAGTGCCGTGGCGCCGGCGGCGGGCAGCAAAACGCATCTGTTGCGTGAGCCCCGCCGCAAGGACGGCGCCGCGATCCACCAGCTCATTTCCGAGTGCCCGCCACTCGACCTCAATTCCCTGTACGCGTACCTGCTCCTGTGCGAGCACAACCGCGGCACCTGCGTCCTGGCCGAAAGCGCCGGTGGACGCATCGATGGATTTATCTCCGCTTACGTGCTTGCCGACAGGCCCGACGTGTTGTTCGTCTGGCAGGTCGCCGTGCACACCCGCGCACGCGGCCAACGGTTAGGCCGCGCCATGCTCCGGGCGCTCTTGCAACGCGAGGGGCTCGTGCATGTTCGTCATCTTGAAACCACGGTGGCGCCTGACAACCAGGCCTCGCGCCGCACGTTCGCCGGCCTGGCCAGCGAGCTGGGCGCCCACGTCTCCGAGCAGCCGTTCTTCGATCGGCAGCTTTTCGGCGGCGCGGACCATGACGACGAGATGTTGTTGAGGATAGGCCCGTTCACCCTGCCCGCCCCCTAG
- the ectB gene encoding diaminobutyrate--2-oxoglutarate transaminase — MDLKIFDRMESEVRGYIRSFPVIFSQARGSTLVDEEGSEYIDFFSGAGTLNYGHNNPILKEKLLEYVQADGVVHGLDMATSAKKSFLEAVDRVLLKPRNWQYTLQFTGPTGTNAVEAALKIARQVKGRPNVISFTHGFHGVSGGSLAVTANMKFRDASGYPLANTTFMPYDGYFGPDVDTMAYLERMLEDPSSGMDKPAAVIVETVQGEGGVNVATLRWLKELDKLCKRHDMLLIVDDIQVGCGRTGTFFSFEAAGIRPDIITLSKSLSGFGLPMSLVLMKPELDVWKPGAHSGTFRGNNLAFVTATQALETYWANTAFTAEIQRKERLVRDWLENLVHSYPNAGLSVRGRGLIQGLVSNATPALSNRIAANAFKRGVVIETSGAHDEVLKLLPALTIEEELLSKGLEVIEASVADALAEEGQSARILKFGGKRQ, encoded by the coding sequence ATGGACTTGAAAATCTTTGACCGGATGGAGTCGGAAGTACGAGGCTATATCCGGTCGTTTCCCGTGATCTTCAGCCAGGCCAGGGGTTCGACGCTGGTCGATGAGGAAGGCAGCGAGTACATCGACTTCTTCAGTGGCGCCGGCACCTTGAACTACGGCCACAACAATCCGATCCTCAAGGAAAAACTGCTCGAATACGTGCAGGCCGATGGCGTGGTGCATGGCCTGGACATGGCCACCAGCGCCAAGAAAAGCTTCCTCGAGGCGGTCGACCGCGTGCTGCTCAAGCCGCGCAACTGGCAATACACCCTGCAGTTCACCGGCCCCACCGGCACCAATGCGGTCGAGGCGGCGCTCAAGATCGCGCGCCAGGTGAAGGGGCGTCCCAATGTGATTTCCTTCACGCACGGTTTTCACGGCGTCAGCGGCGGCTCGCTGGCGGTGACCGCCAACATGAAGTTCCGCGACGCCTCCGGCTACCCGCTGGCCAACACCACCTTCATGCCCTATGACGGCTACTTCGGCCCGGACGTGGACACCATGGCCTACCTGGAGCGCATGCTGGAAGATCCCAGCAGCGGCATGGACAAGCCCGCCGCCGTCATCGTCGAGACGGTGCAGGGCGAGGGCGGCGTCAACGTTGCCACGCTGCGCTGGCTCAAGGAACTGGACAAGCTCTGCAAGCGCCACGACATGCTGCTGATCGTGGACGACATCCAGGTCGGCTGCGGCCGCACCGGCACCTTCTTCAGCTTCGAGGCCGCCGGCATCCGCCCGGACATCATCACGCTGTCCAAGTCGCTGTCGGGCTTCGGCCTGCCGATGTCGTTGGTGCTGATGAAGCCCGAGCTGGACGTCTGGAAACCCGGCGCCCACAGCGGCACTTTCCGCGGCAATAACCTGGCGTTCGTCACCGCCACCCAGGCGCTGGAGACCTACTGGGCCAACACCGCGTTCACCGCCGAGATCCAGCGCAAGGAGCGCCTGGTGCGCGACTGGCTGGAGAACCTGGTGCACAGCTATCCCAACGCCGGCCTGTCGGTGCGGGGCCGCGGGCTGATCCAGGGCCTGGTGAGCAACGCCACCCCGGCGCTGTCCAACCGCATCGCCGCCAACGCCTTCAAGCGCGGCGTGGTCATCGAGACCTCGGGTGCGCATGACGAAGTGCTCAAGCTGCTGCCGGCCCTGACCATCGAGGAAGAACTGCTGTCCAAGGGCCTGGAAGTGATCGAGGCCAGCGTGGCCGACGCGCTGGCCGAAGAGGGGCAGTCCGCCCGCATCCTGAAATTTGGAGGAAAACGTCAATGA
- a CDS encoding ectoine synthase, with protein MIVRNVKDVIGTADEVRTDTWVSRRVLLKKDGMGFSFHETTIFPGGRTHIHYKNHLEAVWCIEGDGSIETIADGKKYELGPGVVYALNEHDEHWLCGGKEPLRVICVFNPPLTGQEVHDKEGVYALPEAEAQAA; from the coding sequence ATGATCGTACGCAATGTCAAAGATGTGATCGGCACCGCCGACGAAGTCCGCACCGATACCTGGGTCAGCCGCCGCGTGCTGCTCAAGAAGGACGGCATGGGCTTTTCCTTCCACGAGACCACCATCTTCCCGGGCGGTCGCACCCACATCCACTACAAGAATCACCTGGAGGCGGTGTGGTGCATCGAGGGCGACGGCTCCATCGAGACGATTGCCGACGGCAAGAAGTATGAACTCGGCCCGGGCGTGGTCTACGCGCTGAACGAGCACGATGAGCATTGGCTGTGCGGCGGCAAGGAGCCGCTGCGCGTCATCTGCGTCTTCAACCCGCCGCTGACCGGCCAGGAAGTGCATGACAAAGAGGGCGTCTACGCCCTGCCTGAAGCCGAAGCCCAAGCGGCCTGA
- the thpD gene encoding ectoine hydroxylase, with amino-acid sequence MISPAQDPYASRTDRSSAIISRQDPVVYGEGKYADALSGEQIGSYERDGFLLLENLFSEAEVRALSAEVERMTRDPSIVRREESITEPGSNAVRSIFMVHVLNPVLARLVRDPRLVNVARQILGSEVYIHQSRANMKPGFKGKEFYWHSDFETWHVEDGMPSMRALSCSVLLTENNDCNGPLMLVPGSHRQFISCVGETPNDHYKQSLKKQEYGVPDPVSLQLLVEQGGIRTMTAKAGSVVFFDCNTMHGSNSNISPWPRANVFMVYNSMENTLEPPKYGLTPRPEHIATRKAFKAVTPLDTLKLVGS; translated from the coding sequence ATGATCTCACCTGCGCAGGATCCGTACGCCTCCCGTACGGATCGAAGTTCCGCCATCATTTCCCGCCAGGATCCGGTGGTCTATGGAGAAGGCAAGTACGCCGACGCCCTGAGCGGCGAGCAGATCGGCAGCTACGAGCGCGATGGTTTCCTGCTGCTGGAGAACCTGTTCTCCGAAGCCGAAGTGCGGGCGTTGTCGGCCGAGGTCGAGCGCATGACGCGCGACCCGTCGATCGTGCGCCGCGAGGAGTCGATCACCGAGCCCGGCAGCAACGCCGTGCGCTCCATTTTCATGGTGCACGTCCTGAACCCCGTGCTGGCGCGCCTGGTGCGCGATCCGCGGCTGGTCAACGTGGCGCGCCAGATCCTGGGGTCCGAGGTCTACATCCACCAGTCCCGCGCCAACATGAAGCCCGGCTTCAAGGGCAAGGAGTTCTACTGGCACTCCGACTTCGAGACCTGGCACGTGGAAGACGGCATGCCGTCGATGCGCGCGCTCAGCTGCTCGGTGCTGCTGACCGAGAACAATGACTGCAACGGCCCGCTGATGCTGGTGCCGGGCTCGCATCGGCAGTTCATTTCGTGCGTCGGCGAAACGCCCAACGACCACTACAAGCAGTCGCTCAAGAAGCAGGAGTACGGCGTGCCGGATCCGGTCAGCCTGCAATTGCTGGTCGAGCAGGGCGGCATCCGCACGATGACGGCCAAGGCGGGGTCGGTGGTGTTCTTCGATTGCAACACCATGCACGGCTCCAACAGCAACATCTCGCCGTGGCCGCGCGCCAACGTGTTCATGGTCTACAACAGCATGGAAAACACGCTGGAGCCGCCCAAGTACGGCCTGACCCCGCGTCCCGAGCACATCGCCACCCGCAAGGCGTTCAAGGCGGTCACGCCGCTCGACACGTTGAAGCTGGTCGGCAGCTAG
- a CDS encoding MOSC domain-containing protein: MSARILSLHIYPVKSCAGIDLSESPVDRAGLAHDRRWMLVGADGHFMTQRQWAAMALIRTALTADALRLSAPGMPDLDVPLDGSALQPGVESVGVWKDTLDARRESEAAAQWCSDFLKTPCRLYKVDTGATRPAKPEWVDKWAESHPDLAQTFGGDHFFGFADGFPLLVANQASLDDLNARLRAKGVAPVPMDRFRPNIVVQGEWEAFEEDHTAMITTGAVSMAFVKPCTRCSIPDIDQRTAVQHDEPGRTLAGYRNLEIGVVFGQNAIVDAPAGARLKVGDAVDIELDF, encoded by the coding sequence ATGTCCGCCCGCATCCTCAGCCTGCATATCTACCCCGTCAAATCCTGTGCCGGTATCGACCTGTCCGAGTCGCCGGTGGACCGCGCCGGGTTGGCCCACGACCGCCGCTGGATGCTGGTTGGGGCGGACGGCCATTTCATGACGCAGCGTCAATGGGCGGCCATGGCCCTGATCCGCACGGCGCTCACGGCCGACGCCTTGCGGCTTTCGGCGCCCGGCATGCCCGATCTGGACGTGCCGCTGGACGGCTCGGCGCTGCAACCCGGCGTCGAAAGCGTGGGCGTCTGGAAGGACACGCTCGACGCGCGCCGCGAAAGCGAGGCCGCGGCGCAGTGGTGTTCGGATTTCCTCAAGACGCCTTGCCGCCTGTACAAGGTCGACACCGGCGCGACGCGGCCCGCCAAGCCGGAATGGGTGGACAAGTGGGCCGAAAGCCATCCAGATCTGGCGCAGACGTTCGGGGGAGATCACTTCTTCGGCTTTGCCGACGGCTTCCCCCTGCTGGTGGCGAACCAGGCATCGCTCGATGACCTGAACGCGCGCCTGCGGGCCAAGGGCGTGGCGCCGGTGCCGATGGACCGGTTCCGGCCCAATATCGTGGTGCAGGGCGAGTGGGAGGCCTTCGAGGAAGACCATACCGCCATGATCACCACGGGCGCGGTCAGCATGGCGTTCGTCAAGCCGTGCACGCGCTGCTCGATTCCCGACATCGACCAGCGCACCGCCGTGCAGCACGACGAGCCGGGCCGCACGCTGGCGGGCTACCGCAACCTGGAGATCGGGGTGGTGTTTGGCCAGAACGCCATCGTCGATGCGCCGGCCGGCGCCCGCCTGAAGGTGGGCGACGCGGTCGACATCGAACTGGATTTCTAG
- the sugE gene encoding quaternary ammonium compound efflux SMR transporter SugE encodes MTWIILVLAGLFEIVWAVGLKYTHGFTRLMPSLVTVGGMLISFWLLALAMKTLPLGTAYAVWVGIGTVGAFVAGIILFDESISWLRIASVALIVVGLIGLKLSSA; translated from the coding sequence ATGACCTGGATCATCCTTGTACTGGCCGGCCTGTTCGAAATCGTCTGGGCCGTCGGCCTCAAATATACCCATGGGTTCACGCGCCTGATGCCGTCGCTCGTCACCGTCGGCGGCATGCTCATCAGCTTCTGGCTGCTGGCGCTGGCCATGAAGACGCTGCCGCTGGGCACCGCCTACGCGGTGTGGGTCGGCATCGGCACCGTCGGCGCCTTCGTGGCCGGCATCATCCTGTTCGATGAATCCATCAGCTGGCTGCGCATCGCCAGCGTGGCGCTGATCGTCGTGGGCCTGATCGGCCTGAAGCTGTCGTCGGCCTGA
- the panD gene encoding aspartate 1-decarboxylase, with translation MQRIMLRAKLHRVTVTEADLHYEGSCGIDEDLLDAAGMREFERIELYNINNGERFDTYIIKAARGSGIISLNGAAARRAQVGDLMIICTYGPMSEEQSATHKPQVVLVDDANRVKEIRKFPA, from the coding sequence ATGCAACGCATCATGCTGCGGGCAAAGCTGCACCGCGTCACGGTCACCGAAGCCGACCTGCACTACGAAGGGTCTTGTGGCATCGACGAAGACCTGCTGGACGCTGCCGGCATGCGCGAGTTCGAACGCATCGAGCTCTACAACATCAACAACGGCGAACGCTTCGACACCTACATCATCAAGGCGGCCCGCGGCAGCGGCATCATTTCGCTCAATGGCGCGGCCGCGCGCCGGGCGCAGGTCGGCGACCTGATGATCATCTGCACCTACGGGCCGATGTCCGAAGAGCAATCCGCCACCCACAAGCCGCAGGTCGTGCTGGTGGACGACGCCAACCGCGTCAAGGAAATCCGCAAGTTCCCGGCCTGA
- a CDS encoding CDP-6-deoxy-delta-3,4-glucoseen reductase: protein MSFQVIIQPSKHQFPVEPGQTVLDGALAAGIVLPYSCRNGACSTCKGKVVSGEFDAGQYPAQILSPEELADGYTLFCQARPASDMVVESTEVRLASDIQIRKLPSRVQTMEKAAPDVTVLKLQLPASEQFRYYAGQYIEIILKDGRRRSYSMAGAPHTGSPLELHIRHLPGGVFTDHVFGAGDTQMKEREILRLEGPFGSFFLREDSDKPIILLASGTGFAPVKAIVEHMIHKNIRRPVALYWGGRRPRDLYMDALAQSWARDLPDFRYVPVVSNALEEDGWSGRDGFVHEAVLQDIPDMSGHQVYACGAPPMVDAARREFSAQCGLPPEEFYADAFTSEADLAKAAT from the coding sequence ATGAGCTTCCAGGTCATCATCCAACCCAGCAAGCATCAATTCCCGGTCGAGCCCGGCCAGACCGTGCTCGACGGCGCCCTGGCCGCGGGCATCGTGCTGCCCTACAGCTGCCGCAACGGCGCCTGCTCCACCTGCAAGGGCAAAGTGGTGTCCGGGGAGTTCGACGCCGGCCAGTACCCCGCGCAGATCCTCTCACCCGAGGAGCTGGCCGACGGCTACACCCTGTTCTGTCAGGCCCGGCCCGCCTCCGACATGGTGGTCGAGTCCACCGAAGTGCGCCTGGCCAGCGACATCCAGATCCGCAAGCTGCCCTCGCGCGTGCAGACGATGGAAAAGGCGGCGCCGGACGTGACCGTGCTCAAGCTGCAATTGCCCGCCTCGGAGCAATTCCGCTACTACGCCGGCCAGTACATCGAGATCATCCTCAAGGACGGCCGCCGCCGCAGCTATTCCATGGCTGGCGCGCCGCACACCGGCAGCCCGCTGGAACTGCACATCCGTCACCTCCCGGGCGGGGTGTTCACCGACCACGTGTTCGGCGCCGGCGACACGCAGATGAAGGAACGCGAGATCCTGCGGCTGGAAGGGCCGTTCGGTTCGTTCTTCCTGCGCGAAGACAGCGACAAGCCGATCATCCTGCTGGCCAGCGGCACGGGCTTTGCGCCCGTCAAGGCCATCGTCGAGCACATGATCCACAAGAACATCCGCCGTCCGGTCGCGCTGTACTGGGGCGGTCGGCGCCCGCGCGATCTGTACATGGACGCGCTGGCGCAGTCGTGGGCCCGTGACCTGCCGGACTTCCGTTACGTGCCGGTGGTGTCGAACGCGCTCGAGGAAGACGGCTGGAGCGGCCGTGACGGCTTCGTCCACGAGGCCGTGCTGCAGGACATCCCCGACATGTCGGGCCACCAGGTCTACGCCTGCGGCGCGCCGCCGATGGTGGACGCCGCCCGGCGCGAGTTCAGCGCCCAGTGCGGCCTGCCGCCCGAGGAATTCTATGCGGACGCCTTCACGTCCGAGGCCGATCTGGCGAAAGCCGCGACTTGA
- a CDS encoding D-amino acid dehydrogenase has protein sequence MKVAVLGSGIIGISSAWWLSQAGHDVVVIDRCTGPAQETSLANGAQISVSYAEPWANPQAPLKLLKWMFQDDAPLLFRPQLDLRQWMWGLAFLRECLPGRLAPNIRAMVRMAEYSRATLRGMRAELGIEYDHLERGILNFYRDQHEFENSQRAAGLMRDFGVERRVVSTDEVIAIEPALAPHRNTIVGGDYTPEDESGDVHLFTVALAERCARAGVEFRYSTRVTRLITEAGAVSGVELIEPDGRYGALAADAYVVAMGSFSPSLLRPLGIPCNVYPAKGYSATFPVLQPGAAPTVSLTDSSHKVVFSRLGDRLRMAGTAELSGYSRGLNTGRCEAMTRLARELFPDALDFERVSYWSGLRPSTPSNVPIIGRSRIPNLYINTGHGTLGWTMGVGSGRALADLLSGRRPEPEFPFLGL, from the coding sequence ATGAAAGTAGCGGTATTGGGTAGCGGCATCATCGGAATCTCCAGCGCCTGGTGGCTGAGCCAGGCCGGCCACGACGTCGTGGTCATCGACCGCTGCACCGGACCCGCCCAGGAGACCAGCCTTGCCAACGGCGCGCAGATCTCGGTCTCCTATGCGGAGCCCTGGGCCAATCCGCAGGCGCCCCTGAAGCTGCTCAAATGGATGTTCCAGGACGACGCGCCGCTGTTGTTCCGTCCGCAGCTGGACCTGCGCCAGTGGATGTGGGGCCTGGCCTTCCTGCGCGAATGCCTGCCGGGCCGGCTGGCGCCGAACATCCGCGCCATGGTGCGCATGGCCGAATACAGCCGCGCCACGCTGCGCGGCATGCGCGCCGAGCTGGGCATCGAATACGACCACCTCGAGCGCGGCATCCTGAATTTCTACCGCGATCAACACGAATTCGAGAACTCGCAGCGCGCCGCCGGCCTGATGCGCGACTTCGGCGTGGAGCGCCGCGTCGTGTCGACTGACGAGGTCATCGCCATCGAACCGGCCTTGGCGCCGCATCGCAACACCATCGTCGGCGGCGACTACACGCCCGAGGACGAGAGCGGCGACGTGCACCTGTTCACCGTCGCGCTGGCCGAGCGCTGCGCGCGCGCCGGCGTCGAATTCCGCTACAGCACCCGCGTCACCCGGCTCATCACCGAGGCCGGCGCGGTCAGCGGCGTCGAACTGATCGAACCCGATGGCCGCTACGGCGCCCTGGCCGCCGACGCCTACGTGGTGGCCATGGGCAGTTTCAGCCCTTCGCTGCTGCGCCCGCTCGGCATTCCGTGCAATGTCTATCCGGCCAAGGGCTATTCGGCGACCTTCCCGGTCCTGCAACCGGGCGCCGCGCCCACGGTCAGCCTGACCGACAGCAGCCACAAGGTGGTGTTTTCGCGGCTCGGCGACCGCCTGCGCATGGCCGGCACCGCCGAGCTGTCCGGCTATTCGCGCGGCCTGAACACCGGCCGCTGCGAAGCCATGACGCGGCTCGCCCGCGAACTCTTTCCCGACGCGCTCGATTTCGAGCGCGTCAGTTATTGGTCGGGCCTGCGCCCGTCCACTCCCTCGAACGTGCCCATCATCGGCCGTAGCCGTATCCCCAATTTGT